The segment ATTTCAGCCATACGGTCGTGAACATTGTGGATCTGCTTACCTTCACCAAGTAGCTCTTGCGCAACTGACTCGAGTGACCAGCGACGGAAATGATAGGTCGCCGTTTTTAGGGTATCTATACCGTCCATGACGACCCGACCCGGGATCGAGATAAATGCTTGCTGAGTCGTGTTTGAGGTGCGAAAAAAACTGGCTTGATTTGCTCGCCCGATCAGCAAACGCAATTTGTGCCACTCGGCGCGCTTGTGCAGTAAGCGAAAGTCAAAATCAATCACATTCCAGCCAATAATCACATCAGGGTCATAATGTTTGAACCAGCGCATCATCGCTTCGAGTAGCGCTTTTTCATCTTTAACCCATTCAATTGGGGTATCGCACTGCTGTGGTTCTCCAATCATAATGACTCGGCTATCCATTGGACTATCTAAACCAACCGAGTAGAGAATCCCTTTTTCTGAACATTCAATATCGAGAGAGACGACTTTAAGCGAAGGCGTGTAATCAGACTTGCGACATTTGACTTGACTCATCGACAAGTAGTTTTGCTGGGACTTTCGCAAGCCAGTGAATTCAATGCCACCTTGAATAAAGCGCTCCATTAGGTAGCGATCGGCTAAGCGAATGTCGTCTTCAAAGCGGGCAATATCTCGTTGTTCAAGTTGTTGTGATAGCTTTTGGGATTCTTTAATACTCCAGCAGTAGCATGCTGCCAGGGGCGTTTGGTCGAAATGTATGAGATCGAGCGTTTTTAGCTCACAGTGAATGTTAAGTTGATTGGCAATATCAGCCACAGTTTGTCGATCTTGTTGTGCGACAAAAAACACCGGTCTTTCGCCATCAATCAGCAGTTGGCAGGGACCTGACTCTCCCGTTACCCATAATTCAATTTGAGTTTTGCCGTTTAGGTCACGAGCTTGTCGGGTAAGTAAAAAGCCTTGGTGGATGGTCAAAGGGAAGTCCTGCGCTGATATTAAAGAGCCCAAAGCGAACCAATATCGGTATTAAAAAGGGCGATAACTCGCCCTATTATATACCCAAGTCACTGCAAGATGCAGAGTTGAAAGACCTTCAGAAGATGTTTAGAAGTAGATGTAAGCGTTTAACTTACCCATAACTTCTTCTTCTCCCCAATGTAGATAGCTCACTTGACTGCGTAACGCAAAGTTACGTTCAATTTGCCAGTGCCAATTCGCGGTCGCTTTTGCATTTTGATCCGCGTTGCTATCAACTAGGGCGAGATATTGCCCCTGGAGACCAATACGATGGTTTTCAGCGAGCTGATAAATCATCCCAGCTTCTAAGCCTCCGCCAAGTGTCGCGTCATAATCAGTCAATTCACCGCCACTCACTTCTGCTGACAGCAAACCATAGAAGTGCAGTGATTCTGCATCTCCCCATGCTTTGCCGTAGCCGCCTTGACCAAACCAGCGACTCTCAAGCTTGCCCTCGTTTGGCATACGGTCATAACCAATACGTGCATTCCAAGCTAAGCTATCAAAAACGCGATTACTCGGTGCTAGCGCCATAGCATCAATAAAGTAGAAACGGTCAAGGCGAGATGTGCCTTGTTCATCGACGCTCAATTGAGTATCTAAGAAACTAATTTTTGCACCAGGGATAAATCCTTGCTGGGAATCAAGCAAATCATGATAGGCAATTCGCCCTTCAAAAGTCATCATTGCGCCGTAGTAATCGCTATATTGATAACCAAGACCAGCACGAGCAGAAGCATGTCCTTTTTCTGGTGAAATCGCCGGGGTTGGCACTTCACTAAAAGGCGAGTCAACTTTGATGCGGCTACGTTGATAGAGCAATTCGGTCAAACGTTTCGCAGTTGGATCGCGCTCAAGCCCCAAATCATAGAGTTCAAAGTTAAGCCATTCGTAAGAAAACTCGAGAATGGCAGCACGTTGTTCTTCACTGTATTGATCAGCACTAGGGAATTCACCTTGCTTAGCACGCACTGCTGCGTCGAAAAGCTCAGGGTCGATTTCATTGGCTTGATGTAACAAGCGCGTACCAAACGACTCTCGATAAGCTGGGCGCTCGAGTAAATTGGCATTGTTCAACGCTTCAACGGTGTCGGATGGGATAGCGTGCAATGGAAAATTATTGATTAATTGTAAGTCGTTACGCGCGAGTTCGAGTAATGCGAGCAATTGGTATGAACAGTTTTCGTCAAGGAAGTAGTAATCAAACTCAGCACGTTGCATTTCCCACAAATGCAGTAGAATTCGTTCTACTTCTTGTTCGTTTAGCTTGAGTTTGTACTCCCAAATATCGCGAGACTCGATATCGTTGTATTCACGCACTTTACGGTAGTAAGGCATGACGGTAAAACGCCCAGGGTAGCTACCAACCAAGCCCTTAATCGCATACAGTGCTGCATTGTCTTGAGTTTCAGGCTCTGCGGCAAAGTTAATCGCAAAGGCAACTAACTCTTTATGGCGGGTTTGATCTTTGGCATCAATTCTCAATAGCGTATGACCAAACATTGAGGATGGGTTGTTCATAAAGGCTGTCGGGAAAACCAGCGTCATACCTTCAGGGTCCAAGACTTCCCGCCATGTTTCAAGCTCTGGGCAGTCTAATTGAGCCCTGTTGCCTTGTTTGGCTTCAAGCCAAGTATATCGAGCAGGGTACTCACAGCGTTTTTGCTTTG is part of the Vibrio ponticus genome and harbors:
- a CDS encoding Lnb N-terminal periplasmic domain-containing protein, translated to MKHSLISKVLLAGCGLSTASFSTLAAPVFDVDALAQDPYWLKLGHYIPKTISGYKGTVDSEEFYLSPQGAKSPRSELNATIDALYNPDQAIAKQKRCEYPARYTWLEAKQGNRAQLDCPELETWREVLDPEGMTLVFPTAFMNNPSSMFGHTLLRIDAKDQTRHKELVAFAINFAAEPETQDNAALYAIKGLVGSYPGRFTVMPYYRKVREYNDIESRDIWEYKLKLNEQEVERILLHLWEMQRAEFDYYFLDENCSYQLLALLELARNDLQLINNFPLHAIPSDTVEALNNANLLERPAYRESFGTRLLHQANEIDPELFDAAVRAKQGEFPSADQYSEEQRAAILEFSYEWLNFELYDLGLERDPTAKRLTELLYQRSRIKVDSPFSEVPTPAISPEKGHASARAGLGYQYSDYYGAMMTFEGRIAYHDLLDSQQGFIPGAKISFLDTQLSVDEQGTSRLDRFYFIDAMALAPSNRVFDSLAWNARIGYDRMPNEGKLESRWFGQGGYGKAWGDAESLHFYGLLSAEVSGGELTDYDATLGGGLEAGMIYQLAENHRIGLQGQYLALVDSNADQNAKATANWHWQIERNFALRSQVSYLHWGEEEVMGKLNAYIYF